One Actinosynnema pretiosum DNA segment encodes these proteins:
- a CDS encoding MFS transporter: protein MPPTTEELRGDAPPRGPLLLDPAFLRLWCGATASGLATWSLPFVLGLAVLERSITPTVLGLVLAARTVGFLLAVPAAGVLADRYSRRAVVLWAGLAAAVAAPVIAYGLGRSTLVMAVAALVAGAGQGACRPAFQALTAEVVLAADRRRANAAMTVAVRVTSLVAPGLTALLATVAGVWALLIATGALWLVAGLLPPAGKPSAPTSGTRFAPVAEFLEGVREARRHPWFLAGLGALTAVIATGYSATGVALPLVSRDDYGTEFVLAAATTGYTVGALLGGLLLSRWSPRAPGWTALLGLGCYGLAPLSLVVPTSPLVVIAAYVVAGVGIELFNVPWFTATQHEVAPDKLARVSSLDFLLSYGLAPLGLSVMAPLIEHVGVAPVMAGCAVICFAAPALAALHPSSRSFATGSAVRG, encoded by the coding sequence ATGCCCCCCACCACCGAAGAACTGCGAGGGGACGCCCCGCCCCGCGGTCCGCTGCTGCTCGACCCCGCCTTCCTGAGGCTGTGGTGCGGCGCCACGGCGTCCGGCCTGGCCACCTGGAGCCTGCCGTTCGTGCTGGGCCTCGCGGTCCTGGAGCGCTCGATCACCCCGACCGTCCTCGGGCTGGTGCTCGCCGCCCGCACGGTCGGCTTCCTGCTCGCCGTGCCCGCGGCGGGCGTGCTGGCCGACCGGTACTCGCGCCGCGCCGTCGTGCTCTGGGCCGGACTGGCGGCGGCCGTGGCCGCGCCGGTGATCGCCTACGGGCTCGGCCGCTCCACGCTCGTCATGGCGGTGGCCGCGCTCGTCGCGGGCGCGGGCCAGGGCGCGTGCCGGCCGGCGTTCCAGGCGCTCACCGCCGAGGTGGTCCTGGCCGCCGACCGCAGGCGGGCCAACGCGGCGATGACCGTGGCCGTCCGGGTGACCTCGCTGGTCGCGCCGGGGCTCACCGCGCTGCTGGCGACCGTGGCCGGGGTGTGGGCGCTGCTCATCGCCACCGGCGCGCTGTGGCTGGTCGCGGGTCTGCTGCCCCCGGCCGGGAAGCCGTCCGCGCCCACGTCCGGGACCCGCTTCGCGCCCGTGGCGGAGTTCCTGGAGGGCGTGCGCGAGGCGCGGCGGCACCCGTGGTTCCTGGCGGGCCTCGGCGCGCTCACGGCCGTCATCGCCACCGGCTACTCGGCGACCGGCGTGGCGCTGCCGCTGGTGAGCCGGGACGACTACGGCACCGAGTTCGTGCTGGCGGCGGCGACCACCGGCTACACGGTGGGCGCGCTGCTCGGCGGCCTGCTGCTGAGCCGCTGGTCGCCGCGCGCGCCGGGCTGGACCGCGCTGCTGGGCCTCGGCTGCTACGGCCTGGCCCCGCTGAGCCTGGTCGTGCCGACCTCGCCGCTGGTGGTGATCGCGGCGTACGTGGTCGCGGGGGTGGGCATCGAGCTGTTCAACGTCCCGTGGTTCACCGCGACGCAGCACGAGGTGGCGCCGGACAAGCTGGCGCGGGTGTCCTCCTTGGACTTCCTGCTGTCCTACGGCCTCGCCCCGCTGGGGTTGTCGGTGATGGCCCCGCTGATCGAGCACGTGGGCGTGGCGCCGGTGATGGCGGGGTGCGCGGTGATCTGCTTCGCGGCCCCGGCGCTCGCTGCGCTGCACCCGTCGTCGCGCTCGTTCGCCACCGGGAGCGCCGTTCGGGGTTGA
- a CDS encoding class I SAM-dependent methyltransferase has protein sequence MNTTSPGHPLIAELPDLLPAEHIVRINTPKEDIGSTRSYEWNGWTFRVPPGVFTPGATSRMVHERLLDGRIAVRGLVYAAMGVGLGVEAVAAGVAGAAKVYALDVHAPSVECAAGHFAEFATTGGELVPGVGDLFDPVPEGERLDVVTFNPPAVSQRVSDDPDVVRNVCEGAVIVTRFFDQLVRRDLLAEGGRVYVALSNTADLKAIVSHAVHIGLSPALEHRHDWEDGVVTHVFRFTEAVTA, from the coding sequence GTGAACACGACCTCGCCCGGCCACCCGTTGATCGCTGAACTGCCCGACCTCCTCCCCGCCGAGCACATCGTCCGCATCAACACGCCGAAGGAGGACATCGGCTCGACTCGGTCGTACGAGTGGAACGGCTGGACCTTCCGGGTGCCGCCCGGCGTGTTCACCCCCGGCGCCACCAGCCGCATGGTCCACGAGCGGCTGCTGGACGGCCGGATCGCCGTGCGGGGCCTGGTGTACGCCGCCATGGGCGTCGGGCTCGGCGTCGAGGCCGTCGCGGCCGGGGTCGCGGGAGCGGCCAAGGTCTACGCGCTGGACGTGCACGCGCCCAGCGTCGAGTGCGCGGCCGGGCACTTCGCCGAGTTCGCCACCACGGGCGGCGAGCTCGTCCCCGGCGTCGGCGACCTGTTCGACCCGGTGCCCGAGGGCGAGCGGCTGGACGTGGTCACGTTCAACCCGCCCGCCGTGAGCCAGCGGGTCAGCGACGACCCCGACGTGGTGCGGAACGTGTGCGAGGGCGCGGTGATCGTCACCCGGTTCTTCGACCAGCTCGTGCGGCGGGACCTGCTCGCCGAGGGCGGCCGGGTGTACGTCGCGCTGTCGAACACCGCCGACCTCAAGGCGATCGTGTCGCACGCCGTCCACATCGGACTGTCCCCCGCGCTGGAGCACCGGCACGACTGGGAGGACGGGGTCGTCACCCACGTCTTCCGCTTCACCGAGGCGGTGACCGCGTGA